TAATTTTTCTCTAGAGATCTTCATTTTATCTCCAACAGGTCTCATTATCGGTCCAACGATTAGGGAATTAGCATAATCATCGAAAAAAACGAAAAGTCCTAAAACCCAAGTTATAAGTTGGGTACTCTTTGCAGACTTTGCTTTTTTAGACAGTGATTCTGCAATTGCCTTTGCTCCTCCCATTTTTGAGATTAAGGCAATTAACCCTCCAATAGTCAGGCATTGAAGGATTACCCCGGCATTCCAAGGATCTGCCAAGGAAGAGAGAATCATATTGATAACTTCTAAAAAACCGTAAAAAAAGCTAAGTATAAATCCATGGGAATGAAGGCTTATTAGATAAGTTCCTGTCAATACCCCGATAAAAAGTGAAAACAAAACATTTTTTGTAATAAAGGCCAATAAAATGGCTACCACAGGTGGTAATAGGGTAAAAATTTCTGGCATAAAAAAACTCCTCCTTAATTTTGTTTTTTGGAGGAGAGACTATCAATGAAAAAGGTATATAGGCATAATAAAAATGACTAACCTTTTATGATAGCTCTCCACAAACTTCAGGTTTGTGACAGTTCTACATATCTTCTATGCAGAACCAGCTATAGAGTCTTAAAGCATCGACTCTATGCTTCGGCGATGGCTCCTTTCCTATACCCTCATTGTGCTTACCTCAGATATAGTACTATTAGACACCGCACCTCTATCATCTTTACCATATTAAGTTTTACACGAACTTTATTTTGCAACAGAATTGGAAAAATGTCAAGGGTTTTTATAAGGTCAAAACTTTTAGTAAATTAAGACTATTAAGCAGGATTTAACTATCCTAATGTTGAATGTATACATCAGGAGGTGGTTTTGATGAAGGTTAAAGATTTGATGAAAAAGGACGTTATTACTGTAGAAAAGGAAGAAACGGTGGAAAAAGCTTTACAAATAATGAATAACAATAATATTAACGGCATGCCGGTAGTAGATAGCTCAGGGAACTTAATTGGAATAGTCGTTAAAGCAGATATTTATAGATTTTTAATCGAACCTGGTCATTACGAGGTTTGCCCTGTAGATTGGGTGATGACTAAAGAAATAGTAGTTGTTTCACCGGAAGATTCCCTTTTAACTGCTGCTAAAACTATTAGGGAAAATGATATTATTGCAGTGCCAGTAATTGAAGGGACTAAGGTAGTGGGTATTTTATCTATAGAAGATATAGTTGATTATTGTATCAAAAATTTTTTGATGTAAAAGTCCCCTGTTTGGGGATTTTATTATATTTTTAATATCCATTTTAGTGGAGGCAAGATTTTAGAAGTTATTTTAGTATAAAGGGTTTATCTTTGCAAAAAAATATAACTAGTATATCTTTATCTATAAAATTTAAAGGAGAAATAAGATGGCAGAAAAAAATATTGGATGGAATTTTCAAAATAGCTATCCATCTTTGCCTAAAATATTCTATAGTGTAATAAAACCAACTCCAGTTTCTAATCCCAAACTAGCTATACTTAACCATAATCTAGGGAAAGATCTAGGTTTAGATACTGAAAAGTTAGCCCAAAAAGAAGGGATAGAAATTTTAGCAGGAAACTCAATTCCCCAAGGAGCCTTTCCTATAGCCCAATCATATGCTGGTCATCAGTTTGGCTATTTTACTATGCTAGGAGATGGTCGGGCCCATCTCCTAGGAGAACATATTACTCCATCTGGGGGAAGGGTTGATATACAATTGAAAGGTTCAGGTAAAACCCCTTATTCTAGAGGGGGAGATGGAAGGGCTGCTTTAGGACCGATGTTAAGGGAATATATTATTAGTGAGGGAATGTATTTCTTAGGCATTCCTACTACAAGAAGCTTAGCTGTTGTTATTACTGGAGAAAAGGTATTTCGAGAAAAAGAATTACCTGGGGCAATTTTAACTAGGGTAGCTTCTAGTCACATAAGGGTTGGAACTTTTCAGTATGGAGCTAGGTGGGGAACATTAGAGGAGCTAAAAGCTTTAACAGACTATACAATAAACCGCCATTTTCCTGAAGCCTTTTCATCAGAATCACCTTACCGATACTTTTTAGATGAAGTGATAAGAAGGCAAGCAAGACTAATTGCCAGTTGGCAACTAATTGGCTTTGTCCATGGAGTGATGAATACTGACAATATGGCTATTAGTGGTGAAACTATTGATTATGGACCATGTGCTTTTTTAGATACTTATAACCCCAAAACTGTTTTTAGTTCAATAGATAGACATGGAAGGTATGCTTTTATGAATCAAGGGAAAATAGGGGCATGGAATTTGGCGAGATTTGCTGAGACATTATTACCTTTACTAGATTCCGATGAAGGTAAGGCTTTGGAAATTGCTCAATGCTCTTTAGATAAGTACTTCCAATTATTTGATAGTTATTGGCTTAATGGAATGAGGAAAAAGCTTGGATTATTCAATGAGGAAAAAGAAGATAAACAGTTAATCCATACTTTGTTGGATATTTTGGAAAAGTATCAAGGTGACTATACAAATACCTTTAGAGCATTGACTTTAGGGGATTTGCAAGATGAATTATTACAAAAACAGGAATTCAAATATTGGTATAATAAATGGCAAAATAGACTAAGGAGACAACCTCAAGGAAAAGAAGAAGTAGAAAGGTTAATGAAAAGTGTAAATCCAAGTATTATTCCCCGTAACCATAGAGTAGAAGAGGCTTTAGAAGGGGCGGTGGAAAGAAACGATTATTCTGTAATGAAAAATCTCCTTAAAGCTCTAGAAAAACCCTATAACTATGATGAAAATAACGACTATTATATTT
This genomic window from Anaerobranca gottschalkii DSM 13577 contains:
- a CDS encoding CBS domain-containing protein; its protein translation is MKVKDLMKKDVITVEKEETVEKALQIMNNNNINGMPVVDSSGNLIGIVVKADIYRFLIEPGHYEVCPVDWVMTKEIVVVSPEDSLLTAAKTIRENDIIAVPVIEGTKVVGILSIEDIVDYCIKNFLM
- a CDS encoding protein adenylyltransferase SelO, with the translated sequence MAEKNIGWNFQNSYPSLPKIFYSVIKPTPVSNPKLAILNHNLGKDLGLDTEKLAQKEGIEILAGNSIPQGAFPIAQSYAGHQFGYFTMLGDGRAHLLGEHITPSGGRVDIQLKGSGKTPYSRGGDGRAALGPMLREYIISEGMYFLGIPTTRSLAVVITGEKVFREKELPGAILTRVASSHIRVGTFQYGARWGTLEELKALTDYTINRHFPEAFSSESPYRYFLDEVIRRQARLIASWQLIGFVHGVMNTDNMAISGETIDYGPCAFLDTYNPKTVFSSIDRHGRYAFMNQGKIGAWNLARFAETLLPLLDSDEGKALEIAQCSLDKYFQLFDSYWLNGMRKKLGLFNEEKEDKQLIHTLLDILEKYQGDYTNTFRALTLGDLQDELLQKQEFKYWYNKWQNRLRRQPQGKEEVERLMKSVNPSIIPRNHRVEEALEGAVERNDYSVMKNLLKALEKPYNYDENNDYYISPPPKGCPPYRTFCGT